In Ferviditalea candida, the DNA window ATCTCTGTCGAAATTACAATGGACATTTTTAAACGGAGGAATGGACGATGTTGCTGTTTAATTGCCGCCATGTTTCGCAATAACTTTTGAGTCTCAAGCCAGCAGTTTGAAAGAGCGGAGGGGGAGCTTATAAGTGCAGCATGAAATAACAACGACGTTTACTCAACCCTTTAACGACTCGCCGTTGCAAGGCGATTATACAGATGATCAGATTATTGAAATGTTTCTGGCCGTTCGATGTAAATCTTCATATACTCAAAGAAATTACAGCAAAGCTATTGAGAAGTTTCGAAAATTTATTTCTCATAAATCGTTGCGCCAGGTTACTTGGCGGGAAGTCGAGGCGTATAAAATCGGACTTATCAAAGGTTACTGCAGCATAACCGGAAAGCCGCAAGCGCAAGGAACTGTCGCCGGCTTGCTTGCGCCCTTGCGCTCCTTGTACAAATGGGGCAGCGATCCGAACATCGCCATATTTCCTCATAATCCGACAACAAGCGTTCAATCGCCCAAAGTGTCGATAAACAGCCAAAATCATTATTTGACCCGGAGCGAAGCGGGCGAACTGTTGGAGCAGCTGAAAAATCAGGGGGACAGGAACTATCTGATCGGACTCGCTCTGATATTGTTGGGACTGAGAGTATCGGAGTTGGTTGCCGTTCGTCCTTCCGACTTTCATTACGATCCGTCAGGCAAGTTCACCTGGCTGACAGTAGTAAACGGGAAAGGGGGCAAGCGCAGGGAGGTGAAAGTCCCGAATGTATTATGGGAGCCCATGCTGCCGTATATTGGAAAACAGTCCGTTCCTGCATTGGAAACGGCGGAGAACGCTAATCATAAGATAAAGGACAAACCGATTTTTCCTATTTCCATCAGGCAAGTTGAACGGATTATAGCAGAAGCCGCCTTGCAATGCGGACTTGGGAAGAAAGTAACGCCGCACTGGTTAAGGCACACGAACGCTACTCTTGCGCTGCTTTATGGAGCTTCCTTGCAGCAAGTCCAGGAATCATTGGGACATTCGCATATGAATACTACCCAGCGTTATTTGCACACAGTCGAACAGCTGAAAAAAGCCGCCCCCGACTTTGTTGAAGACAGCTTAAGGGACTTTTTTTGATAGAACAAGCCGGAAACTTCGTGAGCGATTCATTGCGGTTTTATCAAGGAGATAATCGAAAAATGCGTAAGCGACCGTGATCCATACGCGAATCACGGTCGCTTTCACTTTTCCTGCAAACGCAATGTCGAACTATGTTTGTAAGTCGACTCTCACTTCCAATTATAGTTCTTGAATCACAGATTGACAAGAGCAATTGTCGGCAAAATTTGGGTACATATTCATGATGCGATATCCTTATTAGGAATAAAAACTGCATTTTCAAGGTTGTTTTTAGTCAAATGATTGTCGATTGATACGTGTTTAGGTCGAATTATGTCTAACTACAAACATTGTTCGACAGGTTTCATCAATGACATTTTCATTTGAATACATACATAGGAAATGTACGCATTCGCGAAAAACGCTATTGGAATGAGGTTGAAGGCCGTTTCGCGCGTGTTCTTCATTCAGGAAGTTTGGCTTCAGATAAAGAACGAGAGGTAGTTGATCATGCGGCGGATTGCAGAGATGACTGATGAAGAAGTGTTAATAATGTTAAAAAGCGGAGAAAATGAGTTTTTTACGCTTGCGGAAGCTCATAAAACGTTAGCCGCCATGCAAATTCATGCCGGCATCGAAGAGATACGCAAGAGGATTTATTTTTTATTTCGCGACGGCTATCTGGGGAACGAGCC includes these proteins:
- a CDS encoding tyrosine-type recombinase/integrase, with product MFLAVRCKSSYTQRNYSKAIEKFRKFISHKSLRQVTWREVEAYKIGLIKGYCSITGKPQAQGTVAGLLAPLRSLYKWGSDPNIAIFPHNPTTSVQSPKVSINSQNHYLTRSEAGELLEQLKNQGDRNYLIGLALILLGLRVSELVAVRPSDFHYDPSGKFTWLTVVNGKGGKRREVKVPNVLWEPMLPYIGKQSVPALETAENANHKIKDKPIFPISIRQVERIIAEAALQCGLGKKVTPHWLRHTNATLALLYGASLQQVQESLGHSHMNTTQRYLHTVEQLKKAAPDFVEDSLRDFF